A section of the Nerophis ophidion isolate RoL-2023_Sa linkage group LG16, RoL_Noph_v1.0, whole genome shotgun sequence genome encodes:
- the lg16h1orf74 gene encoding UPF0739 protein C1orf74 homolog — translation MQTQEIFVAAAQKCLSTKRKCLSLSQSLDLAAQLSAVDQAVKPALLYDANGASAEQVHQYLRLCQSSQLVSKSLVILDLNGNSIIVNPRIVSYNLAQVLQNGGPVVIDVCLSQRKPTVVDPVRGGLKSIAQDLLDLLRRLDTANNVPYVAERSDEWNLSTVFGLLLGYPVTYWFDQTKSFENCLSMTPLMVTSVHATWRVDATSHKCRLYSFSIPTVVQNEIQSNLEDWKLGVQERFQQQNVLKHLTVCQSVVTLPSVCL, via the coding sequence ATGCAGACTCAGGAGATCTTTGTAGCTGCAGCTCAAAAATGTTTGTCCACCAAAAGGAAATGTTTGTCACTTTCTCAGAGTCTTGACTTGGCTGCTCAGCTCTCAGCTGTTGATCAGGCAGTGAAACCGGCGCTGCTCTACGACGCCAACGGCGCCAGTGCAGAGCAAGTGCATCAGTATTTGCGCCTGTGTCAGTCGTCTCAGCTCGTGTCCAAATCGCTGGTCATATTGGACTTGAATGGTAACAGCATCATTGTTAATCCACGCATAGTATCCTACAATCTGGCCCAGGTGCTTCAAAATGGCGGACCCGTGGTGATTGACGTCTGCCTTTCGCAGAGGAAACCCACTGTTGTGGATCCAGTCAGAGGAGGGCTGAAGAGCATCGCACAAGATCTGCTTGATCTCCTCAGAAGGTTAGACACAGCAAATAATGTTCCATATGTGGCAGAAAGATCAGATGAGTGGAACTTGAGCACGGTCTTTGGACTCTTACTGGGCTACCCCGTCACCTACTGGTTCGATCAGACAAAGAGCTTTGAGAACTGCCTCTCTATGACCCCCCTGATGGTGACCTCAGTGCACGCGACATGGCGAGTAGATGCCACCAGCCACAAATGTCGCTTGTATTCGTTTAGCATCCCCACCGTCGTGCAGAATGAGATACAGTCCAATCTGGAGGACTGGAAGCTTGGCGTTCAAGAGAGATTCCAGCAACAAAATGTCCTCAAACACCTCACTGTTTGTCAGTCTGTAGTCACTTTACCTTCAGTCTGTTTGTGA
- the tomm6 gene encoding mitochondrial import receptor subunit TOM6 homolog, which produces MSGATVKKSPPGPSSVADWITSACRFAADRNDFRRNLLVNLGLFAAGVWVARNLSDFDLMAPQPVT; this is translated from the exons ATGAGCGGAGCCACGGTCAAGAAAAGTCCGCCCGGCCCGTCAAGCGTGGCGGATTGGATCACTTCGGCGTGTCGCTTTGCTGCGGACAGAAACGATTTCAGAAG GAATCTTCTCGTTAACCTGGGGTTGTTTGCAGCTGGCGTTTGGGTGGCAAGAAATCTCTCTGATTTTGACTTGATGGCCCCACAGCCTGTAACATAG